The following are encoded in a window of Streptomyces sp. Go-475 genomic DNA:
- a CDS encoding DUF6083 domain-containing protein, translated as MGDTGESTIIPLPDPDGHRQRPPDAPQPWEKTDRAQAALEGATGPEPPAPPVCPNCGLVGDRCVTYYGWHVLLEPDLPVPAHMVPAWHRWYVDANGTAWNSREDEPAPGAVCRVPHRIACPGLRLEEIGLWRWLDAVRAENARRAQRQSVRDAAPGALPNAG; from the coding sequence ATGGGGGACACAGGAGAGTCGACCATCATCCCGTTACCCGACCCCGACGGACACCGCCAGCGGCCGCCCGACGCGCCGCAGCCGTGGGAGAAGACCGACCGCGCCCAGGCGGCACTGGAAGGCGCCACCGGGCCGGAGCCACCCGCCCCGCCCGTCTGCCCCAACTGCGGACTCGTGGGTGACCGGTGTGTCACCTACTACGGCTGGCACGTCCTCCTCGAACCGGACCTGCCCGTGCCCGCGCACATGGTGCCCGCGTGGCACCGCTGGTACGTGGACGCCAACGGCACGGCCTGGAACAGCCGCGAGGACGAGCCCGCGCCCGGCGCGGTGTGCCGCGTACCGCACCGGATCGCCTGCCCCGGACTGAGACTGGAGGAGATCGGCCTCTGGCGATGGCTGGACGCGGTACGCGCGGAGAACGCCCGCCGGGCCCAGCGCCAGTCCGTCCGGGACGCCGCCCCGGGAGCGCTCCCGAACGCCGGCTGA
- a CDS encoding SUKH-4 family immunity protein: MSTTDAGAAVITLTESELDPWVTHASTRHWLTGPGLPSDSGVLSFDGLRRDGLRTLADSTGEADGRLSAELREQLVIGGLLGPAGLETESVLLDGATGEVSTTHLLHDRPDLMDRRPLAPSLRTLVRFAEATDELAGLRGQFASYAGRYGPKAVAEASQHLLAVFRDGADGEPAPFWKMAALIRPLSLVAGRGGASGLSLDLPHRLLDQEFGPGKVARFEDVDFPATLTHEPTRRFLREVGLPEDAHVFSLDTDVPLATLTEYHADADTPARLPAGADRLIRLGHLVEDNSLVVDGATGAVLNWSEPEATLYPLNTDVSTLAFTLWLLHRERAIDEQSAHELTTDTYDQLAMTMLQVLSAVDPTGVTAGGSGRHYWTDAFQDEAGGVL; the protein is encoded by the coding sequence ATGAGTACGACCGACGCCGGTGCCGCGGTGATCACCCTGACCGAGTCCGAACTGGACCCGTGGGTGACACACGCGTCGACGCGGCACTGGCTGACCGGGCCCGGCCTGCCGTCCGACAGCGGCGTGCTGAGCTTCGACGGGCTGCGCCGGGACGGCCTGCGCACGCTGGCGGACTCGACGGGCGAGGCGGACGGCCGGCTGTCGGCCGAGCTGCGCGAGCAGCTGGTGATAGGCGGACTCCTGGGCCCGGCGGGCCTGGAGACGGAATCGGTCCTGCTGGACGGCGCGACGGGCGAGGTCTCGACGACGCACCTCCTGCACGACCGGCCCGACCTCATGGACCGCCGCCCCCTGGCCCCCTCCCTGCGGACGCTGGTCCGCTTCGCGGAGGCGACGGACGAACTCGCGGGGCTGCGCGGCCAGTTCGCCTCCTACGCCGGCCGCTACGGCCCGAAGGCGGTGGCGGAGGCGTCCCAGCACCTCCTGGCGGTCTTCCGGGACGGCGCGGACGGCGAACCGGCCCCGTTCTGGAAGATGGCGGCGCTGATCCGCCCCCTGTCCCTGGTCGCGGGCCGCGGCGGCGCCTCCGGCCTCTCCCTGGACCTCCCGCACCGCCTGCTGGACCAGGAGTTCGGCCCCGGCAAGGTGGCGCGCTTCGAGGACGTCGACTTCCCGGCCACGCTCACGCACGAGCCGACCCGCCGCTTCCTGCGCGAGGTGGGCCTCCCGGAGGACGCCCACGTCTTCTCCCTGGACACGGACGTCCCGCTGGCCACCCTGACCGAGTACCACGCCGACGCGGACACCCCGGCGCGCCTCCCCGCCGGGGCCGACCGCCTGATACGCCTCGGCCATCTGGTGGAGGACAACAGCCTGGTCGTCGACGGCGCGACGGGCGCGGTCCTGAACTGGAGCGAGCCCGAGGCGACGCTGTACCCCCTGAACACGGACGTGTCGACGCTCGCCTTCACCCTCTGGCTCCTGCACCGCGAGCGGGCGATCGACGAGCAGTCGGCCCACGAGCTGACGACCGACACCTACGACCAGCTGGCCATGACGATGCTCCAGGTCCTGTCGGCGGTCGACCCGACGGGTGTCACGGCGGGCGGCTCGGGCCGCCACTACTGGACGGACGCGTTCCAGGACGAGGCGGGCGGGGTGCTGTGA
- a CDS encoding DEAD/DEAH box helicase translates to MTTTAGTSTASHHLSPAFPGRAPWGTASKLRAWQQGAMEKYIQEQPRDFLAVATPGAGKTTFALTLASWLLHHHVVQQVTVVAPTEHLKKQWAEAAARIGIKLDPEYSAGPLGREYHGVAVTYAGVGVRPMLHRNRVEQRKTLVILDEIHHAGDSKSWGEACLEAFEPATRRLALTGTPFRSDTNPIPFVTYEEGNDGIRRSAADYTYGYGNALADNVVRPVIFLSYSGNMRWRTKAGDEVAARLGEPMTKDAISQAWRTALDPRGEWMPAVLRAADQRLTEVRKAIPDAGALVIASDQDSARAYAKLIREITGSKATLVLSDDSGASERIDEFSNNTDRWMVAVRMVSEGVDVPRLAVGVYATTISTPLFFAQAVGRFVRSRRRGETASVFLPTVPDLLSFANEMERERDHVLDKPKKEGEEDPYAESEKEMDEANKEQDEDTGEQDMLPFEALESDAVFDRVMYNGAEFGMQAHPGSEEEQDYLGIPGLLEPDQVQLLLQKRQARQIAHSRKKPDEEADLLELPAERRPVVSHKEMMELRRQLNTMVGAYVHQSGKPHGVIHTELRRVCGGPPAAEATAGQLRQRIAKVQEWATRMK, encoded by the coding sequence GTGACTACCACCGCCGGCACCAGCACCGCCTCGCACCACCTCTCCCCGGCGTTCCCCGGCCGTGCCCCCTGGGGTACCGCCAGCAAGCTGCGCGCCTGGCAGCAGGGCGCGATGGAGAAGTACATCCAGGAGCAGCCGCGGGACTTCCTGGCGGTCGCCACCCCCGGCGCCGGCAAGACGACCTTCGCCCTGACGCTGGCGTCCTGGCTGCTGCACCACCACGTCGTGCAGCAGGTGACCGTCGTCGCCCCCACCGAGCACCTGAAGAAGCAGTGGGCGGAGGCCGCGGCCCGGATAGGCATCAAGCTCGACCCGGAGTACAGCGCCGGGCCGCTCGGCCGCGAGTACCACGGCGTCGCCGTGACGTACGCGGGCGTCGGTGTCCGGCCCATGCTGCACCGCAACCGCGTGGAGCAGCGCAAGACCCTCGTCATCCTCGACGAGATCCACCACGCCGGTGACAGCAAGTCCTGGGGCGAGGCCTGCCTGGAGGCCTTCGAGCCCGCGACGCGGCGGCTGGCGCTGACCGGTACGCCCTTCCGGTCCGACACCAACCCCATCCCCTTCGTGACGTACGAGGAGGGCAACGACGGGATCCGGCGGTCCGCCGCCGACTACACCTACGGCTACGGCAACGCCCTCGCCGACAACGTCGTCCGGCCCGTCATCTTCCTCTCCTACAGCGGCAACATGCGCTGGCGCACCAAGGCCGGTGACGAGGTCGCCGCCCGGCTCGGCGAGCCCATGACGAAGGACGCCATCAGCCAGGCATGGAGGACCGCGCTCGATCCGCGCGGCGAGTGGATGCCGGCCGTGCTGCGGGCGGCGGACCAGCGGCTGACCGAGGTGCGCAAGGCCATCCCGGACGCGGGCGCGCTCGTCATCGCCTCCGACCAGGACTCGGCCCGCGCCTACGCCAAGCTCATCCGGGAGATCACCGGCAGCAAGGCGACCCTCGTGCTGTCCGACGACTCCGGCGCCTCCGAGCGGATCGACGAGTTCAGCAACAACACCGACCGGTGGATGGTCGCCGTGCGGATGGTGTCCGAGGGCGTCGACGTGCCGCGCCTCGCGGTCGGCGTGTACGCCACCACCATCTCCACACCCCTGTTCTTCGCGCAGGCCGTCGGCCGTTTCGTGCGGTCCCGGCGGCGCGGCGAGACCGCCTCCGTGTTCCTGCCGACCGTGCCCGACCTGCTCTCCTTCGCCAACGAGATGGAGCGCGAGCGCGACCACGTCCTCGACAAGCCCAAGAAGGAGGGTGAGGAGGACCCCTACGCCGAGTCCGAGAAGGAGATGGACGAGGCGAACAAGGAGCAGGACGAGGACACCGGCGAGCAGGACATGCTGCCCTTCGAGGCGCTGGAGTCCGACGCGGTCTTCGACCGGGTCATGTACAACGGCGCCGAGTTCGGCATGCAGGCCCACCCGGGCAGCGAGGAGGAGCAGGACTACCTCGGCATCCCGGGGCTGCTCGAGCCCGACCAGGTCCAGCTGCTGCTGCAGAAGCGGCAGGCCCGGCAGATCGCGCACAGCCGCAAGAAGCCGGACGAGGAGGCCGACCTGCTCGAACTGCCCGCCGAGCGGCGGCCGGTGGTCTCCCACAAGGAGATGATGGAGCTGCGCCGGCAGCTCAACACGATGGTCGGCGCGTACGTCCACCAGAGCGGCAAGCCGCACGGGGTGATCCACACGGAGCTGCGGCGCGTGTGCGGGGGGCCTCCGGCGGCCGAGGCGACGGCGGGGCAGCTGCGGCAGCGGATCGCCAAGGTGCAGGAGTGGGCCACGCGGATGAAGTGA
- a CDS encoding molybdopterin cofactor-binding domain-containing protein, with product MSNEAATAQAAQAAEAAPEPLPHGLGASLPAADARAKTEGTFPYAADLWAEGLLWAAVLRSPHPHARIVSIDTTHAREMPGVRAVVTHEDVPGSPLHGRGKADRPVFASEVVRHHGEPIAAVAADHPDTARMAAAAVIVEYEVLDPVTDPEQAFEAEPLHPDGNLIRHIPLRHGDPEAAGEIVVEGLYRIGRQDPAPIGAEAGLAVPRPDGGVELYLASTDPHADRDTAAAAFGLEPERVKVVVTGVPGATADREDQGFQLPLGLLALRTGCPVKLTATREESFLGHAHRHPTLLRYRHHADGEGRLVKVEAQILLDAGAYADTSADALAAAVAFACGPYVVPNAFIEGWAVRTNNPPSGHVRGEGAMQVCAAYEAQMDKIAKKLGLDPAEVRLRNAMATGDVLPTGQTVTCPAPVAELLQAVRDFPLPPLPKDTPEDEWLLPGGPEGAGEPGAVRRGVGYGVGMVHMLGAEGADEVSTATVKVHDGVATVLCAAVETGQGFTTLARQIVQETLGIDEVHVAPVDTDQPPAGAGCRGRHTWVSGGAVERAAKMVRTQLLQPLAHKFGMSTELLQITDGKITSYDGVLSTTVSEAMDGKELWATAQCRPHPTEPLNEAGQGDAFVGMAFCAIRAVVDVDIELGSVRVVELAVAQDVGRVLNPAQLAARIEGGVTQGLGIALTENLRTPRGLIRHPDLTGYALPTALDAPDIRIVRLVEERDVVAPFGAKAVSAVPVVTSPAAIASAVRAATGRPVNRLPIRPQAAVVTDRS from the coding sequence GTGAGCAACGAAGCAGCCACCGCGCAGGCCGCACAGGCCGCGGAGGCCGCCCCCGAACCACTGCCGCACGGCCTCGGCGCCTCCCTCCCGGCCGCCGACGCCCGCGCCAAGACGGAGGGCACCTTCCCGTACGCCGCCGACCTGTGGGCCGAGGGCCTGCTGTGGGCGGCCGTGCTGCGCTCACCGCACCCGCACGCGCGCATCGTGTCCATCGACACCACCCACGCGCGCGAGATGCCCGGCGTCCGCGCCGTCGTCACCCACGAGGACGTCCCCGGCAGCCCGCTGCACGGCCGCGGCAAGGCCGACCGCCCGGTCTTCGCCTCCGAGGTCGTGCGCCACCACGGCGAGCCCATCGCCGCCGTCGCCGCCGACCACCCGGACACCGCGCGCATGGCGGCGGCCGCCGTCATCGTCGAGTACGAGGTGCTCGACCCGGTGACCGACCCCGAGCAGGCCTTCGAGGCGGAGCCGCTGCACCCCGACGGCAACCTGATCCGGCACATCCCGCTGCGCCACGGCGACCCGGAGGCGGCCGGCGAGATCGTCGTCGAGGGCCTGTACCGCATCGGCCGCCAGGACCCCGCGCCCATCGGCGCCGAGGCGGGCCTGGCCGTACCGCGCCCGGACGGCGGCGTGGAGCTGTACCTCGCCTCCACCGACCCGCACGCCGACCGCGACACGGCCGCCGCCGCGTTCGGCCTGGAACCCGAGCGCGTGAAGGTCGTCGTCACCGGCGTCCCCGGGGCCACGGCCGACCGCGAGGACCAGGGCTTCCAGCTGCCGCTCGGCCTGCTGGCGCTGCGCACCGGCTGCCCGGTGAAGCTCACCGCCACGCGCGAGGAGTCCTTCCTCGGCCACGCCCACCGCCACCCCACCCTGCTGCGCTACCGGCACCACGCCGACGGCGAGGGCAGACTCGTCAAGGTCGAGGCGCAGATCCTGCTCGACGCGGGCGCCTACGCCGACACATCCGCCGACGCCCTGGCCGCCGCCGTCGCCTTCGCCTGCGGCCCGTACGTCGTCCCGAACGCCTTCATCGAGGGTTGGGCCGTCCGCACCAACAACCCCCCGTCCGGCCATGTGCGCGGCGAGGGTGCCATGCAGGTCTGCGCCGCCTACGAGGCGCAGATGGACAAGATCGCCAAGAAGCTCGGCCTCGACCCGGCCGAGGTGCGGCTGCGCAACGCCATGGCGACCGGCGACGTGCTGCCGACCGGCCAGACCGTGACCTGCCCGGCCCCGGTCGCGGAACTGCTCCAGGCCGTCCGGGACTTCCCCCTGCCGCCCCTTCCGAAGGACACCCCCGAGGACGAGTGGCTGCTGCCCGGCGGTCCCGAGGGCGCGGGCGAACCGGGCGCGGTGCGCCGGGGCGTGGGCTACGGCGTGGGCATGGTGCACATGCTCGGCGCGGAGGGCGCGGACGAGGTGTCCACGGCGACCGTGAAGGTCCATGACGGCGTCGCGACGGTGCTGTGCGCGGCCGTCGAGACCGGCCAGGGCTTCACGACGCTGGCCCGGCAGATCGTCCAGGAGACCCTCGGCATCGACGAGGTGCACGTGGCGCCCGTCGACACCGATCAGCCCCCCGCGGGCGCGGGCTGCCGCGGCCGGCACACGTGGGTGTCGGGCGGTGCGGTGGAGCGCGCGGCCAAGATGGTCCGGACGCAGCTCCTCCAGCCGCTCGCGCACAAGTTCGGCATGTCCACGGAGCTGCTCCAGATCACCGACGGCAAGATCACCTCGTACGACGGGGTCCTCTCGACGACCGTCAGCGAGGCGATGGACGGCAAGGAACTGTGGGCCACCGCCCAGTGCCGCCCGCACCCCACCGAGCCGCTGAACGAGGCCGGCCAGGGCGACGCCTTCGTGGGCATGGCCTTCTGCGCGATCCGCGCGGTGGTGGACGTCGACATCGAGCTCGGTTCCGTGCGGGTCGTGGAACTGGCCGTCGCCCAGGACGTGGGCCGGGTCCTGAACCCGGCCCAGCTGGCCGCCCGGATCGAGGGGGGCGTGACCCAGGGCCTGGGCATCGCGCTCACGGAGAACCTCCGCACGCCGCGCGGCCTGATCCGCCACCCGGACCTCACCGGATACGCCCTCCCGACCGCCCTCGACGCGCCCGACATCCGCATCGTCCGGCTGGTCGAGGAACGGGACGTGGTCGCGCCGTTCGGGGCCAAGGCGGTCAGCGCCGTACCGGTCGTGACGTCCCCGGCGGCCATCGCGTCCGCCGTGCGGGCCGCGACGGGCCGCCCCGTGAACCGGCTGCCGATCCGCCCGCAGGCCGCGGTGGTCACGGACCGCTCCTGA
- a CDS encoding AAA family ATPase, which translates to MRLAGGVVLVTGVMAAGKSTVAQALAETLPRAAHVRGDAFRRMIVTGREEYTPGADGEARAQLLLRYRLSAATADAYAEAGFTAVVQDVVLGEDLRAYTGLVRTRPLYVVVLAPRPEAVAAREAARPKTGYGGGWTVGALDEELRARTPRIGLWLDTSELTVEQTVEEILAGRERARVV; encoded by the coding sequence ATGCGCCTCGCGGGCGGGGTCGTGCTGGTCACCGGCGTCATGGCGGCCGGCAAGTCCACGGTCGCGCAGGCGCTGGCCGAGACGCTGCCGAGGGCCGCGCACGTCCGCGGCGACGCGTTCCGGCGCATGATCGTCACGGGCCGGGAGGAGTACACCCCCGGCGCGGACGGCGAGGCGCGGGCCCAACTCCTCCTGCGCTACCGGCTGTCGGCGGCGACGGCCGACGCGTACGCCGAGGCCGGTTTCACGGCGGTCGTCCAGGACGTGGTGCTCGGCGAGGACTTGAGGGCGTACACCGGCCTGGTGCGCACCCGTCCGCTGTACGTGGTCGTCCTCGCGCCGCGCCCCGAGGCGGTCGCCGCGCGGGAGGCGGCGCGGCCGAAGACGGGATACGGCGGCGGCTGGACGGTCGGGGCGCTGGACGAGGAACTGCGCGCGCGGACGCCGCGGATCGGGCTGTGGCTCGACACCTCGGAGCTGACGGTGGAGCAGACGGTCGAGGAGATTCTGGCGGGAAGGGAACGCGCCAGGGTCGTCTGA
- a CDS encoding MerR family transcriptional regulator gives MLTIGELASYAGVTVRAVRHYHAKGLLPEPERDHSGYRRYGADAIVELIRIRTLAEAGVPLARVRELLRAGEEEFAAAVADIDRRLAAEIRERQRHRARIARLTSGDGLALPPEVVGFLERLRALGVDERIVRAERDGWIPLAARFPERVGEWIARKQEQLADPEFVDFYLTLGEALDRGDDDPRLVELADRVAAYITRLAEERGEEYVGVAGVEPALAALMDTLAFDTVSSARRLIELLEQRGWAGWTRLERVEPT, from the coding sequence ATGCTGACCATCGGCGAGCTGGCCTCGTACGCCGGAGTGACCGTGCGCGCGGTGCGGCACTACCACGCCAAGGGGCTGCTGCCGGAGCCCGAGCGGGACCACTCCGGCTACCGGCGGTACGGCGCCGATGCCATCGTCGAGCTGATCAGGATCCGGACGCTCGCGGAGGCCGGGGTCCCGCTGGCGCGGGTGCGGGAGTTGCTCCGGGCCGGTGAGGAGGAGTTCGCCGCGGCGGTCGCGGACATCGACAGACGGCTGGCGGCGGAGATCCGCGAGCGGCAGCGGCACCGCGCGCGGATCGCCCGCCTCACCTCGGGGGACGGTCTGGCGCTGCCCCCGGAGGTGGTCGGGTTCCTGGAGCGGCTGCGGGCGCTCGGGGTCGACGAGCGGATCGTCCGGGCCGAACGCGACGGGTGGATCCCGCTCGCCGCGCGCTTCCCCGAGCGCGTCGGGGAGTGGATCGCGCGCAAGCAGGAGCAGCTCGCCGACCCCGAGTTCGTCGACTTCTATCTGACCCTGGGCGAGGCTCTCGACCGGGGCGACGACGACCCGCGGCTGGTCGAACTGGCCGACCGGGTGGCCGCCTACATCACCAGGCTGGCCGAGGAGCGGGGTGAGGAGTACGTCGGCGTTGCCGGCGTCGAACCGGCGCTCGCGGCGCTGATGGACACGCTGGCGTTCGACACCGTGTCCTCCGCCCGTCGGCTCATCGAGCTGCTCGAACAGCGCGGCTGGGCGGGATGGACCCGGCTCGAGCGGGTGGAACCGACGTGA
- a CDS encoding MFS transporter produces MTVPKPRDTDAVEAVDAAAPSSLSEGDEGVLGRAYRALSVGIVSVVLLIAFEATAVGTAMPVAARELDGVSLYAFAFSGYFTTSLFGMVLAGQWSDRRGPLGPLSTGIASFGAGLLLSGTAGAMWVFILGRAVQGLGGGLVIVALYVVVGRAYPERLRPAIMAAFAASWILPSIVGPLAAGTVTERLGWRWVFLGIPVLVVFPLALALPQIRRRAAGPVGEQADAGAKASLDRRRIRLALAISLGAGLLQYAAQDLRPLSLLPGAVGIALLVPAVLGLLPRGTYRAARGLPSVVLLRGVAAGSFVAAESFVPLMLVTQRGLSPTLAGFSLAAGGGTWALGSWAQSRSRLEPYRERLTTVGMLLVAAAVATAPSVLIDAVPVWTLAVAWAFGCFGMGLVISATSVLLLKLSAPEEAGTNSAALQISDGLSNVLLLSAGGAAFAALGGGTVTHTTAHASGSHPAAFTAVFLPMAAVALVGAWVTTRLRER; encoded by the coding sequence ATGACCGTCCCGAAGCCGCGTGACACCGATGCCGTGGAAGCCGTGGATGCCGCCGCACCGTCCTCGCTCTCCGAGGGGGACGAGGGCGTGCTGGGGCGGGCGTACCGGGCGTTGAGCGTGGGGATCGTCTCCGTCGTGCTGCTCATCGCCTTCGAGGCGACCGCCGTCGGTACGGCGATGCCCGTCGCGGCGCGGGAGTTGGACGGGGTGTCGCTGTACGCCTTCGCGTTCTCCGGGTACTTCACGACCAGCCTGTTCGGGATGGTGCTCGCGGGGCAGTGGTCGGACCGGCGCGGTCCGCTCGGGCCGTTGTCGACGGGCATCGCCTCCTTCGGGGCCGGGCTGCTGCTGTCGGGGACGGCCGGGGCGATGTGGGTGTTCATCCTGGGACGGGCCGTGCAGGGGCTCGGCGGCGGACTGGTGATCGTCGCGCTGTACGTCGTCGTCGGGCGGGCCTATCCGGAGCGGTTGCGGCCGGCCATCATGGCCGCGTTCGCCGCGAGCTGGATCCTGCCGTCGATCGTCGGCCCCCTCGCCGCCGGCACGGTGACCGAGCGGCTCGGCTGGCGGTGGGTGTTCCTGGGGATACCCGTCCTGGTCGTGTTTCCGCTCGCGCTCGCCCTGCCGCAGATTCGGCGCCGGGCCGCGGGGCCGGTGGGGGAGCAGGCCGACGCCGGCGCGAAGGCCTCCCTCGACCGCCGCCGCATCCGCCTCGCCCTGGCCATCTCCCTCGGCGCCGGCCTGCTCCAGTACGCCGCCCAGGACCTGCGCCCGCTCTCCCTCCTGCCCGGGGCGGTGGGCATCGCCTTGCTCGTCCCGGCCGTGCTCGGGCTGCTCCCGCGCGGCACCTACCGGGCCGCCCGCGGGCTGCCGTCGGTCGTGCTGCTGCGCGGCGTCGCCGCGGGGTCGTTCGTCGCCGCGGAGTCGTTCGTGCCGCTGATGCTGGTCACCCAGCGCGGGCTCAGTCCGACGCTGGCCGGGTTCTCCCTCGCGGCGGGCGGCGGGACGTGGGCGCTGGGCTCGTGGGCGCAGTCGCGGTCGCGGCTCGAACCGTACCGGGAGCGGCTGACGACCGTCGGGATGCTGCTGGTGGCGGCGGCCGTCGCCACGGCACCGAGTGTGCTGATCGACGCCGTGCCGGTGTGGACCCTCGCCGTCGCCTGGGCCTTCGGCTGCTTCGGCATGGGGCTCGTCATCTCCGCAACGAGCGTGCTCCTGCTGAAGCTCTCCGCCCCCGAGGAGGCCGGCACCAACTCGGCCGCCCTCCAGATCTCCGACGGCCTCTCCAACGTCCTCCTCCTCTCCGCGGGTGGCGCGGCCTTCGCCGCCCTGGGCGGCGGCACCGTCACCCACACCACCGCCCACGCCTCCGGCTCCCACCCGGCCGCCTTCACCGCGGTGTTCCTGCCGATGGCGGCGGTCGCGCTGGTGGGGGCCTGGGTGACCACCCGGCTGCGGGAGCGGTGA
- a CDS encoding alpha/beta hydrolase translates to MTVRSDNAPTRLTVRHDGVTIAVSRAGRGRPLVLCPGLNCTQADLSELIGLLRRDHDVVTFDLRGHGFSSAAGRYSFDAFLGDLAAVLAAVRLPSAPLLVGYSLGADLAVHHAAACPDAVAGLVLIDGANPLPEPFLTDADLAEFRAMARDEAERQRNSGRQVSLSAEDILALGLEMDVVRARILDQYAKIEQPVHMIMSRAIAGGSGAGRAPRHNRLWRAGVERLVRARPDIAASWLEADHRLVFTHAPDIAGIIRDGHRPDGGPVS, encoded by the coding sequence ATGACTGTGCGAAGCGACAACGCCCCGACCCGGCTCACCGTGCGGCACGACGGTGTCACCATCGCGGTGTCCCGCGCGGGCCGGGGGCGGCCTCTGGTGCTGTGCCCGGGGCTGAACTGCACGCAGGCCGATCTGTCCGAGCTCATCGGGCTGTTGCGGCGGGACCACGACGTGGTGACCTTCGATCTCCGGGGGCACGGCTTCTCCTCGGCCGCCGGGCGGTACTCCTTCGACGCGTTCCTGGGCGACCTCGCCGCCGTGCTGGCGGCGGTCCGGTTGCCGTCGGCGCCCCTGCTCGTGGGGTATTCGCTCGGCGCCGACCTGGCCGTGCACCACGCGGCCGCGTGTCCCGACGCCGTCGCGGGGCTGGTGCTCATCGACGGCGCGAACCCGTTGCCCGAGCCGTTCCTCACCGACGCCGACCTGGCGGAGTTCCGCGCGATGGCACGGGACGAGGCCGAGCGGCAGCGGAACAGCGGGCGCCAGGTGTCGCTCAGCGCCGAGGACATCCTCGCTCTGGGGCTGGAGATGGACGTGGTGCGGGCCCGGATCCTCGACCAGTACGCGAAGATCGAGCAGCCCGTGCACATGATCATGTCCAGGGCGATCGCCGGCGGCAGCGGCGCGGGCCGGGCCCCGCGGCACAACCGGCTCTGGCGCGCCGGTGTCGAGCGGCTCGTCCGCGCGCGGCCGGACATCGCCGCCTCCTGGCTCGAGGCCGATCACCGGCTGGTCTTCACCCACGCCCCGGACATCGCCGGGATCATCCGCGACGGACACCGTCCGGACGGCGGGCCGGTCTCCTGA